The following are encoded in a window of Castanea sativa cultivar Marrone di Chiusa Pesio chromosome 5, ASM4071231v1 genomic DNA:
- the LOC142633862 gene encoding uncharacterized protein LOC142633862 translates to MQTLSSVPSLTVRVAVRASWDTQPRLTYNPNAPRKPPKNPNTTLKAKTPQPQTPPTVTLTVPTADLLKRSTREEKVEPDEFYLGYERWLPSPPKVQKPRSVFNAASLAYIGDCIYELYARRHFLFPPLNIEAFNDRVTAVVRCEAQDALLQKLLNDNFLSEEERNVLRWGKNIGSAKTRTKKRAGAAVYNRASSLETLVGYLYLTNVKRLEEIMLKLGFSIDSSMQLVLEEAKSK, encoded by the exons ATGCAGACATTATCATCAGTGCCTTCACTGACAGTGAGAGTAGCGGTTAGAGCTTCATGGGACACGCAACCGAGGCTCACATACAACCCCAATGCCCCACGAAAACCCCCCAAAAACCCCAACACCACTCTCAAAGCTAAAACCCCACAACCACAAACACCACCAACTGTCACTTTAACTGTCCCAACTGCTGACCTTCTCAAACGCTCCACAAGAG AAGAAAAAGTGGAGCCAGATGAATTTTATTTGGGTTACGAGCGATGGTTGCCAAGTCCTCCAAAAGTGCAGAAGCCTCGATCTGTGTTCAACGCAGCATCATTAGCATATATCGGTGATTGCATCTATGAG CTATATGCTCGCAGGCACTTTTTGTTCCCTCCTCTGAATATTGAAGCATTCAATGATCGAGTGACAGCAGTTGTACGTTGCGAAGCACAA GATGCATTGCTCCAGAAGCTTCTTAATGATAATTTCTTATCAGAAGAGGAAAG GAATGTTCTTCGCTGGGGAAAGAACATTGGTTCAGCTAAAACACGTACAAAAAAACGTGCTGGTGCAGCAGTTTATAATAGAGCATCTTCACTGGAGACATTA GTTGGTTATCTCTACCTAACAAATGTGAAACGTTTGGAAGAAATCATGCTAAAGTTGGGATTCTCAATTGATTCTTCTATGCAGTTGGTTTTGGAGGAAGCAAAGAGCAAGTAA
- the LOC142636690 gene encoding DEAD-box ATP-dependent RNA helicase 20: MSRYDSRSGDPSSYRDRRSDSGFGASTGFGGSVRSSSSRNSYEVVESPRKLDLDGLTPFEKNFYVESPAVAEMSDREVEEYRLQREITVEGLDVPKPVKSFRDVGFPDYVIQEITKAGFVEPTPIQAQGWPMALRGRDLIGIAETGSGKTLAYLLPAIVHVNAQPILSPGDGPIVLVLAPTRELAVQIQNECTKFGASSKIKNTCIYGGVPKGPQVRDLQKGVEIVIATPGRLIDMLDSHHTNLRRVTYLVLDEADRMLDMGFEPQIRKLVSQIRPDRQTLYWSATWPKEVEQLARQFLYNPYKVIIGSQDLKANHAIRQHVDIVSENQKYNKLVKLLEDIMDGSRILIFMDTKKGCDQITRQLRMDGWPALSIHGDKSQAERDWVLSEFKAGKSPIMTATDVAARGLDVKDVKYVINYDFPGSLEDYVHRIGRTGRAGAKGTAYTFFTAANARFAKELISILEEAGQKVSPDLAAMGRGAPPPPSGHGGFRDRGRGHGSGRSWN; encoded by the exons ATGAGCCGCTATGACAGCCGCTCCGGTGACCCCTCCTCCTACCGTGACCGCAGAAG TGATTCGGGTTTTGGTGCGTCCACGGGCTTTGGTGGCTCAGTTCGGTCCTCATCGAGCAGAAATAGTTATGAAGTTGTAGAGTCACCAAGGAAGTTGGATTTGGATGGGTTGACTCCTTTTGAGAAGAACTTCTATGTTGAGTCACCAGCAGTGGCAGAAATGTCAGATAGGGAGGTTGAGGAGTACCGGCTGCAAAGGGAAATTACTGTTGAGGGCCTTGATGTTCCAAAGCCTGTCAAGAGTTTCCGTGATGTCGGGTTTCCAG ATTATGTTATTCAAGAGATTACAAAAGCTGGCTTTGTCGAACCTACCCCTATTCAAGCTCAAGGATGGCCAATGGCTCTAAGGGGCCGTGATCTAATTGGTATTGCTGAAACAGGGTCAGGGAAGACACTTGCCTACCTGTTGCCTGCCATTGTCCATGTTAATGCCCAGCCAATTCTTT CTCCTGGAGACGGCCCAATTGTTTTGGTATTAGCTCCAACCCGTGAACTTGCCGTTCAAATACAAAATGAATGTACTAAATTTGGTGCatcatcaaaaattaaaaatacatgcATATATGGTGGGGTTCCAAAGGGACCTCAAGTTCGCGATCTTCAGAAAG GTGTTGAAATTGTAATTGCGACACCTGGGAGGTTGATTGATATGTTGGATTCGCATCATACAAACTTGCGAAGGGTTACATATCTTGTGTTGGATGAGGCAGATCGGATGTTAGATATGGGTTTTGAGCCTCAGATTCGAAAGCTTGTTTCTCAG ATTCGCCCAGATCGTCAAACTTTGTACTGGAGTGCTACCTGGCCTAAAGAGGTTGAACAACTTGCTAGACAGTTTCTTTACAACCCGTACAAA GTGATAATAGGATCTCAAGATTTGAAAGCTAACCATGCTATACGCCAGCACGTTGACATTGTTTCTGAAAACCAGAAATATAACAA ATTGGTTAAATTGCTGGAGGATATCATGGATGGCAGCCGAATATTGATCTTCATGGATACCAAGAAAGGATGTGATCAGATTACCCGGCAGCTTCGCATGGATGGCTGGCCAGCTCTTTCAATTCATGGAGATAAAAGTCAAGCAGAGAGGGATTGGGTCCTCTCAGAGTTTAAAGCTGGCAAGAGTCCTATAATGACTGCTACGGATGTTGCAGCTCGTGGTTTAG ATGTGAAGGACGTGAAATATGTGATAAATTATGACTTCCCTGGATCCCTTGAGGACTATGTTCACCGTATTGGTCGAACAGGAAGGGCCGGGGCAAAAGGAACTGCATACACTTTCTTCACTGCTGCAAATGCTAGATTTGCAAAGGAACTCATCAGCATACTTGAGGAAGCTGGACAGAAGGTCAGTCCTGATTTGGCTGCAATGGGGCGTGGTGCGCCTCCTCCCCCGTCAG GTCATGGGGGTTTTCGAGATCGTGGGAGGGGTCATGGTAGTGGTCGCTCATGGAACTAA